TAAGATGTAATAATTTTTAAAGCAGCATCCCTAATAGCTTCAGCAATTGTTGGATGTGCATGAAAAGTTTCAACTATATCTTTTGGAGATACGCCATACTTAATAACTAATGTGGCTTCTCCTGCAACTTCTGTAACAAGTGGTCCAAGCATGTGTATTCCAATTATTTTTCCAGTATACGCATTTACTAAAGTAACTATTTTTATCATTCCTTCAGTTTCACCCATAC
This genomic interval from Nitrososphaerota archaeon contains the following:
- a CDS encoding dihydrolipoyl dehydrogenase (Catalyzes the oxidation of dihydrolipoamide to lipoamide), producing the protein MGETEGMIKIVTLVNAYTGKIIGIHMLGPLVTEVAGEATLVIKYGVSPKDIVETFHAHPTIAEAIRDAALKIITS